The nucleotide sequence GCGCAGCGTCATCACGGCGCCTTCGCCCATGTTGCCGCCCACCAGAACGCTGACGCCAAGGTCCACCAGGACGGGCACGATGTTCGACTTGCACCCGCAGCCGGGGGGCGGCGTCAGGCGCTCTTCTTTCACAATGTTGCGGGTCTCGTCCACCGTCAGCAGGGTATAATACTCGCAGTGGCCGAAATGTTCGTCAATGATGCCGTCTCGCGAGGGCAGGGCGATTTTGAGCATGGGCAATCCTCCGTAACGAATATGCGTTCCGCCCCTGATAATCCTTTGCCCCGGAAAGTCAATGACCACTTACTTCATCCGGCTCGGGCGGGCACGGCAAGTCCGCGCCGCACGTCACAAACGCCCTTGCCGCCATGTCGCCACATGGCCGTCACGCGGTGGGCACCCCGGCACGACACCGTGGCGGGCGTGGCACCGGCCAGGCAGACACCGACACGAGGTCATTGCCCCGTGCCCTTGCGCACACCCGGCAGAAGCCGCCATGGTCCTGCGCCACACGGACTTGCCGCCCGATCGCGTCATTCTGTCCGGCCCGATGCGCCGCAGGGTGGCGCGGCACCACCGCGTGTGATACCCTTGCTGCATGGCTCGGGCCGGAGGCCCGCAGGAGCATCGCCGGGTGGCGCACCGCGCCCTTACAGGCAGGGCGACGGCAGGAAACGCGCCCCCCCGGCCTCATTCCCACCCCCGCCAGGAGACTTCGGGACCATGACAGACTCCACCACCGATCGGCGCAAGTTTAGCCGCCTTCCCAAGCCCTTTCGCGTCGAGGCCAGCGAAATCCGCTTCCCCCCGTCCAGCCAGGCCCGTTTTGAAACCCAGTGCTGCGACATCAGCGCCGGCGGGCTCAGCGTGCACAGCCCCCGTACCTTCGAGCCGGGCACCAAGTTGCAGGTGCGCGTGCACATCCCCACGCTGAACAAGTATTCGCCGGGGTTCTTCAAGGTCTACGAGAACGACGCCGACCAGTACCTGCAAGCCATCGCCGAGGTGATCCGGGTGGAGCATTCCGCCGGGGGCTACCTGCTGGGGCTGAAGTATGTGGATGTGGACGAGGATGCCGCGCGCGCCGTGGCCAACATGGTCAACAAGGCCGTGCAGGGCTGACACCCGCATTGCAGGGCCCGGTGGCCGCCGAACACCCGGCGCCACAACGCAGAACGGCTTGCGGACCGCCCGCAAGCCGTTCTGGAGGAAAAGCTGTCTGCAAAAGAAAGGAAGGTACTGGGGACATAGCAACCCGCGTGCCAACACCGCCTTTACTGGCGGTGTTTTATTTTATCCTGCCAACTCGCACCATTGCAGCATCACAGCCCCAATGCGCGCGACAAGGCGGCAACCCCTGCCGTATAAAAAATTGAACCCTACCTGCGCGGCAGCATATAAACTGTTCGCTCAGACATTTTTTCCAACCTCCCCGCTCCAATCCGCCGCATCCGGGCACCTCACCCCGGACTTGCTCATAATTCCTTATTTCACAAGGCATTGGGCGTTCACTCACCCAACCCCGGCAAGGCCGTTTGGGCCGAATTCAAAAAATTCTACCCCCACCACGGCGTGTTGAGCCTTCACTCTCACCATTGACATGAGCCATCTCAACTCCCATAGTGTAGATAATGATTGACAGCGCAACCATGTAGGCTGTTCAATCAAACAGCGCCCGGAACCATCCGGGACGGATACACTCTCTGATGGAGGTTTCACAAATGCCCGCCCGTCATTCCAGCATTCCCGTGACGCGGCAGGACATCCAGCCTCGCAAGGACAGCGAGGCGGCCCTGTTCCGCAACCGGCTGAAGAAGATCGGCCGCATCCAGGACACCCGCACCCGCGCCCACCGCATCCTGCTGGCGCTGGGTTACGTCATCGCGCTTACCCCGCGCGGCGTGCCCGCGTTCACCCGTGCGCTGGTCCGCAAGGGTGCCAACGTGGTGGTGTGGCTTACCGACGAATCGCGCGATGGCCTGCCCTCTTCGCTGCGCAGCCCCGCATGGGCGGGTTTCTACGCGCGCGACGACAGCGACGAGATGGTCTACGACGAGGACTATTCCACCCTCATCGACTACCTGCGCGAACTGCATCCCGAGCAGATGCGCGTCGCCCCCGAGGTCATGTCCGACAACTGATCGGCGGACGCCCCCGCGCGCACGCCGGTCACACGTCCGGCAAAGGGCCTCCGGCCCGGCGCACGGGGACAGCCTGACGGCAGGGTCTCGCCGCCCTCCGTCGGGTTGGCCCGGATGGCACTGCCCCGAAAGGCTGCCATGTACGGAAAGAGCCGCACGGTCCCGCTCTTTCCGGCCACCGGTGGGGATACCCTGCACATCCGTCTTTCGCCCCCTGACGGCAGCCACACCCCCCATCGGCCCGCGCCATATCCGGCCCCGATCCGGTCCGGTCCGATTCGATCCGGTCCGATTCGATCCGGTCCGGCCCAATCGATCCCGTCCTGTCCTCACCCGCCAGATCAGCCCCGACGCATATTCCGTTTTCGCCTGCGTAGCGCCCAGGTGAGTCGGCGCGCTGTTGCTGCATCTGCCGATCACCGCATCGCCCCGTCATTCGCCATCCCGCGCTGCTTCCGCCCCATGCCGCCTTGCGGCATGGCCGGCACAGGCGCACGGCGGGCGTGTTGACGCCCCTCGCGCGATGCGGGTATCCTCCGGCGTCTTTTTCCACAAGGAGTACCCCCGCATGCTCGATCTCAAGCTGCTGCAACGCAGCCCCGAAGTGGTGGCCAAGGCCCTGGCCGACCGGGGCTCGTCGCTCGACATGGCCGAATTCACCGCCCTGGATGAACGCCGCCGCGCCCTGCTGGCCGAGGTGGAAGCCCTGAAGGGCGAACGCAACAAGGCCTCGGGCGAAGTGGCCCGCATGAAGCGCGCGGGCGAGGACGCAGCCCCGCTGCTGGAACGCCTGTCCGGGCTGTCCGACCGCATCAAGGACCTGGACCGCGAAACCGAAGAGGTGAAGGCCGCCGTCAACGACTGGCTGCTGGCCGTGCCCAATATACCCGACGCCTCCGTGCCCTTTGGCCGCAGCGAGGCCGACAACCCCGAGGTGCTGCGCTGGGGTACCCCCCGCGCCTTCACCTTTGCCCCCAAGGAACACTGGGAGATCGGCACCGCCCTTGGCGGGCTGGACTTCGAGCGTGCGGGCAAGCTGGCGGGCAGCCGCTTTGCCGTGTACCGCACCTGGGCGGCCCGCATGGAACGCGCCCTGGCCAACTTCTTTCTGGATACGCACATCACCGAGCACGGCTACACGGAAATCATCCCGCCGTTCATGGTCAACCGCAAGACCATGACCGGCACCGGCCAGTTGCCCAAGTTCGAGGAAGACCTGTTCAAGCTCGAAGGGTGGGATTACTTTCTGATTCCCACGGCAGAAGTGCCGCTGACCAACCTGCACGCGGACGAAATGCTGGAAGAGGCCCAACTGCCCATGGGCTACGCGGCCATGACCCCGTGCTTCCGCTCCGAGGCGGGCAGCTACGGCAAGGACACGCGCGGCCTGATCCGCCAACACCAGTTCACCAAGGTGGAGATGGTGCGCTTTGCCCATCCGGAACGTTCGTTCGACGAACTGGAAAAGATGCGCGGCCACGCCGAGGTACTGTTGCAGCGCCTGGGCCTGCCCTACCGGGTGATTACCCTGTGCACGGGCGACATGGGCTTCTCGTCGGCCAAGACCTACGACATCGAGGTCTGGCTGCCCGGCCAGAACGCCTACCGCGAGATTTCGTCGTGTTCCAACTGCGGCGACTTCCAGGCGCGCCGCGCGGGCATCCGCTTCCGCCCGGCGGGCGGCGGCAAGCCCGAATTCGCGCACACCCTGAATGGTTCCGGCCTCGCCGTTGGCCGCGCCCTGGTGGCGGTCATCGAAAACTACCAGCAGGAAGACGGATCGATAGTCATTCCCGAAGTGCTGCGCCCCTACATGGGCGGCATGGAGCGGGTGACGGCGGAATAGCCGAGGAGCCCTGACGGCCCCCTGCGGCCCTTGCGAAACAGGCGTTGCGGCATTCTTGACGCCGAACGCAACCCAGCGTATAAGACCTCTCCCTTTCGGGTCGTTAACTCAGTCGGTAGAGTATCTGCCTTTTAAGCAGAGAGTCGCAGGTTCGAGCCCCGCACGACCCACCATGAAGATGAAGGCCCCACGGACATGTCCGTGGGGCCTTTCCATTTTTACCCCATCGGACGCCTCGCTTCCTGCTCTGCGTGGTGCCCGATGCCGCGGCATCCGCTACTCGTTCCGCAAATACGGCGCGGGCTTTTCCTTCAGGCGCGTGCCGTGCCCGCCAGCCCGAACACCAGCGCAAAGGCCACACACGCGGCCACCGTGCCCGCCACCTCTCCGGGGTACACGGCAAAGGGCAGCTTCAGCAGGCCCCGCACTGCAGATCATCATGCACCGGAAAGCTCGCTTTACAAGGAGTGGGCACGATATTATCAAAGCCTATCCTCGCCAAGCGACAACCCTGACATGACAGGGCCGCAACAAGGCTGTATCATGAACGGCAAATACCCCCATGAGGTTTGCCAGAACGAATATCGCCAAACGAGCAAAAGGCCTTTTCGCAAGAGCACCTTCAAAGCACTCGGGGCACAACACAATACCTTGGCGCATTACGCAAACAACATGCATGACCAATGAAAAGCTGCCTGAAAATCTCCCCTTGATATGGAGTAAGTACATTGCAATCTGAAAAATTTTACTCAAAAATATACGACGACCCCTCGTATTGCGGCGGCCATGACCAATTCAAAGAGAACATCATTAAAAAATTGCTCTCAAAGCACAGCTCAAACTTTAAAAATCATCTTGATATCGGGGCAAGCAGAGGACGGTTTCTAGCAACCATCGCAGCCGAGAACCGCTACGCCTTTGAAATGGCGGATTCACCACGCGAAGACTTGCTGAAAGAAAATGTCCACATCATTGGTCGCAACATTGAAACTGAGGAGATTGAACAGCGCCAATACGACCTGATATCGGCACTTGATGTCATTGAGCACCTCTTTGACCCTCTCTCAGCCTGCATCAAGGCCAGAGGAGCGCTTTCAAAGGGGGGAATCTTTATCGTCAGCGTCCCCAATGACCTCCTCAATTTAAAAACACTTCTCCCGATGCTTTTGGGGAAAAAAGACGGAGCGGTGTTTCAATTTTCCAACAATGGCCACATTCGCTTTTTCTCTTCAACAAGCCTATTCAACATCCTCAAAATGGCCGGCTTCGACTCTATCGAGATACACTGCTATGGGAAACACAATTTTCTCAATGCATTCCTTAAAGACTTCACCGCATATGGCTTCATAGGAATCGGGAAAGTGTAGACACTGCGCTTAGGAAACAAGACTTTCCCGCAGTGCTGCGTACAAAATTTCCTTTCTCTTTTCTGCTAAGACTACCCAAGCCTTCCGTGCCCCCGGGCTTGTGCTGCATAATTCGGTATTTTTCTCGACGCAAAGCCACCGAAAGCAGCCATCCACTCCTCTGCATTTCGTCCAATGACTTGTGCCTCCTCATGCGGCTGATTGCTGATGCTTGTCGAGTACGGTGCTCACAACATTGCGGCATTGCGGGCATCTGGCTGGGGCGGCCAATGCTCAATGCCTTTCGGTTGCAGGAACACTTTGCAAGGACGCCTGCCGGGCTGCCCGCAGAATTCCCGCCCATTGACCAATGGCATCGCAACGCTGGTGCGTGTCGTATTCTTCAAAAAAGGGCCGCTCGATCTCGTTGAGCACGCGCCCCGCCGCATCTGGCTGCTTGCTGGTGTACAACCTGCCAAAGGCATTGCGGCGGGGTAGCCGAGAATTGACTGTGAGTTGATTGCCCCGCGCTCTCCAGCGCATCCCCCGAAAACGTAACCACACTCTTTGTCGTGCCTCCGGTCAAGCCAGCATGACCATGCTCCCTTGGAAGGCCAACGACCTGTCAATGGCGAACTCCCTGCACTTTTCACAAAAACACCCACCCCACCCTACTCGTTCCGCAGATACGGCGCGGGTTTTTCCTTCAGGGCGCGCGCCGTGCCTGCCAGCCCGAACACCAGCGCAAAGGCCACGCAGGCGGCCACCGTGCCCGCCACCACGCCAGGGTACACGGCAAAGGGCAGCTTCAGCAGGCCGCGCACGGCGGCCCACGCGGCCAGGGTGCCCGTGCCCGCGCTGAACAGCCCGGTGACCAGCCCCGTGATCAGGAATTCGGTGACCAGCGCCAGCAATATGTCGCGCCGGGTAGCCCCGCACACCTTGTAGATGACCGCGTCGTAGATGCGCCGCTGCCGGTCGGCCAGAATGGCACCGGCCACCACCAGCAGCCCCGTGGCCAGCATCACCCCGGCCATGGCCCGGAACAGCACACCCATGCGTTCCATGAGCTCGCGTACCTCGGCCAGCAACTCGCGCATGCTGATGGCCGTGACGTTGGGGTGCGCCGCCGTCACCGTGCGGTACAGCCCGTCCATGCCCGCGCCCATGCCATAGGCCGTCACCACCCACGTGGCCGGGGCACGGTCCAGCAGGCCGGGCGCGAACAGCACGGCGAACTGCAACTGAAAGGTCATCCAGTCCACCTTGCGCACGTTGGCGATGGTGGCCGTCACCTCGCGCCCCAGGATGTTGAAGGTCAGGCTGTCGCCCACGGTCACGCCGAAGCCGCGCGCCAGGTCATCCGACAGCGAGATGATCGGCGGCCCGCTGTAGCCGGGCGGCCACCATGCGCCCGCCGTCAGTTCCGTGTCCGGCGGGGGCGTGGCCGCATGGCTCAGGCCCCGGTCGCCGCGCACGGCCCACTGGGCGTCCGGCGCCACGGCCACGTCCTGCACCGGCACCCCCTTGATGCGCACGATGCGCCCGCGCACCATGGGGGCGTTGTCGATGCGCGTGACGCCCGCCATGCCGCCGGACGCGTTGCCCAGCGCCTCGAATTCCGCCACCTGGTCGGGCAGCACGTTGATGAAGAAGAATGCCGGGGCATCGCGCGACAAGTCGCGGGCCAGGGATGCGCTAAGGTTGCGCTCCACCTGGGCAATGCCCACCAGCGCGGTAAGGCCCAGCCCCAGCGCAAAGACCATGTTCACCGTGGGCGCGCCGGGCCGGTGGATGGACGCCAGCCCCAGCCGCACGCTGGGATTGCCCGCACGGGGCGCGCGGCGCGTTCCGGCCCGCAGACCCCACGCCACCACGCGGAACACCGCGAAGCACCCCGCGCACCCGGCCATGAAGCCGAAGGCCAACCGCGCATCGGGCGTGAACAGCCATACCAACCCGGCCAGCACGGCAAATCCCAGCCCCACCAGCACCCGGCCCACCCCCGACAGCCCGTTGCCGCCGCCCGCCACATAGCCCCGGAACAGGGTGGCCGGGCGCACCGCCCCGGCCAGCAGCAGGGGCCGCAGCGAAAAGGCCAGCAGGATGGCCAGCCCCAGCAGGGCCGCGCGCAGCAGCGGCGCGGCGTGGATGGACGCATCCAGTTGCACGGGAATGAGCTGGCCGGTCAGCCCGGCGGCCAGGGGCGGTACCGCCGCGCCAAGGGCGCACCCGGCCACGATGCCCGCGCCGCCGATGAGCAGTATCTGGAACAGGTAGGTCCACAGTACCGTGGCCACGCCGCCGCCCACGCATTTGAGCGTGGCGATGGAGGCCATGCGGCTGGCAAGGTAGCCGCGCACCGCCTCGGCTATGCCGAGTCCGCCCACCAGCAGCGCGGCAATGCCGATCAGCATCAGGTCGGTATCCACCCGGTCCAGCAGGTTGCGGATGCGCGGCACGGCGCGGCTGTACGATTCCACGCGCCACCCGGCATCGGGAAAGGCGGTGCGTGCGGCCTCGACGAAGGCCGCCACTGTGGCCTCGTCTGCGGAGCGGAGAGATGCGGGGGCTGGAGATGCTTCGGCTGGAGAGAATGCAGGTGACCCGGCTGCGCCCGTGGCCGACGGTGCGCCAGCCCCCGTGGCGGCTCCCTCTCCACCCGGCGCAGCCACCCGCGCCGCCTCGCCGGGCCCGGGCAGGCGTATCCGCGCGCCGCTTTGCAGCAGGGTGCCGGGCACCAGCAGGCCGGTACGGTCCAGCCCTGTCAACGACATGAGCACGCGCGGCCCGTAGGTGATGCCCTGCACCACCCGGTCCGGCTCGCCCAGCAGGGCGGCTGCGATGCGGAAGCGTTGCGTGCCCACCGTGATCACGTCCCCCACCCGCACGCCGAAGCGCTCCAGCAGCAGCGGGTCCACCACCACTCCGGGCAGGGTGGGAGCGTCACCAGACAAGCCGTTACCCGCCGGGCCGCCAGCCGCCGGGCCGTCGCGCAGCGCATCGGCCAGCGGCTGGGGCGGGTCCAGGGTCACCGCGCCATACAGGGGGTAGGCCGCGTCCACGCCTTTCAGCGCCACCATGGCGGCGTCCTCTCCACTGGGGCCACCGGGTGTGGCCAAGCGGGCCATGCCGCGCAGCGAAACCACCTGACTCACCGTACCGCGCGCGGACAGCCAGGCCAGTTCCTCGTCCGAGGGCTGCTGGGTGGCGAATTCCACCGACGCGTCGCCGCCCAGCAACGCCCGCGCGTCACGCGCCAGCCCCGCCCGCACCGCCTCGGAAATGGACCCCACGGCGGCAATGGCGAACACCCCAAGGAACATGCAGCCCAGAAACACCGTCAGCCGCCGCTGCCCGGAACGCAGTTCGCGCAGGGCCAGCCGAAAGGCCAGGCCAAGGTCGCGCGCGGTCATCACGCGCGCCCCGCATTGTTGGGGGTGGAGGCTGACGCACCGCCTGCCGCGCCGTCTGGCGCACTGCCCTCACCGCCGTTCAACTCCGTGCCCTGCCCTGCATCGCGAATGGACACGGCGGCAACCGCGCTCTCCCCGCCCTCGTACAGCCTGCCGTCTTCCATGCGCACCTGCCGACCGC is from Nitratidesulfovibrio sp. and encodes:
- a CDS encoding NifB/NifX family molybdenum-iron cluster-binding protein, whose amino-acid sequence is MLKIALPSRDGIIDEHFGHCEYYTLLTVDETRNIVKEERLTPPPGCGCKSNIVPVLVDLGVSVLVGGNMGEGAVMTLRRHGIDVVRGASGPVHDAARSWLDGHLTDRQELCTSHGHHGCGNH
- a CDS encoding PilZ domain-containing protein; amino-acid sequence: MTDSTTDRRKFSRLPKPFRVEASEIRFPPSSQARFETQCCDISAGGLSVHSPRTFEPGTKLQVRVHIPTLNKYSPGFFKVYENDADQYLQAIAEVIRVEHSAGGYLLGLKYVDVDEDAARAVANMVNKAVQG
- the serS gene encoding serine--tRNA ligase, which translates into the protein MLDLKLLQRSPEVVAKALADRGSSLDMAEFTALDERRRALLAEVEALKGERNKASGEVARMKRAGEDAAPLLERLSGLSDRIKDLDRETEEVKAAVNDWLLAVPNIPDASVPFGRSEADNPEVLRWGTPRAFTFAPKEHWEIGTALGGLDFERAGKLAGSRFAVYRTWAARMERALANFFLDTHITEHGYTEIIPPFMVNRKTMTGTGQLPKFEEDLFKLEGWDYFLIPTAEVPLTNLHADEMLEEAQLPMGYAAMTPCFRSEAGSYGKDTRGLIRQHQFTKVEMVRFAHPERSFDELEKMRGHAEVLLQRLGLPYRVITLCTGDMGFSSAKTYDIEVWLPGQNAYREISSCSNCGDFQARRAGIRFRPAGGGKPEFAHTLNGSGLAVGRALVAVIENYQQEDGSIVIPEVLRPYMGGMERVTAE
- a CDS encoding class I SAM-dependent methyltransferase — its product is MQSEKFYSKIYDDPSYCGGHDQFKENIIKKLLSKHSSNFKNHLDIGASRGRFLATIAAENRYAFEMADSPREDLLKENVHIIGRNIETEEIEQRQYDLISALDVIEHLFDPLSACIKARGALSKGGIFIVSVPNDLLNLKTLLPMLLGKKDGAVFQFSNNGHIRFFSSTSLFNILKMAGFDSIEIHCYGKHNFLNAFLKDFTAYGFIGIGKV
- a CDS encoding FtsX-like permease family protein; its protein translation is MTARDLGLAFRLALRELRSGQRRLTVFLGCMFLGVFAIAAVGSISEAVRAGLARDARALLGGDASVEFATQQPSDEELAWLSARGTVSQVVSLRGMARLATPGGPSGEDAAMVALKGVDAAYPLYGAVTLDPPQPLADALRDGPAAGGPAGNGLSGDAPTLPGVVVDPLLLERFGVRVGDVITVGTQRFRIAAALLGEPDRVVQGITYGPRVLMSLTGLDRTGLLVPGTLLQSGARIRLPGPGEAARVAAPGGEGAATGAGAPSATGAAGSPAFSPAEASPAPASLRSADEATVAAFVEAARTAFPDAGWRVESYSRAVPRIRNLLDRVDTDLMLIGIAALLVGGLGIAEAVRGYLASRMASIATLKCVGGGVATVLWTYLFQILLIGGAGIVAGCALGAAVPPLAAGLTGQLIPVQLDASIHAAPLLRAALLGLAILLAFSLRPLLLAGAVRPATLFRGYVAGGGNGLSGVGRVLVGLGFAVLAGLVWLFTPDARLAFGFMAGCAGCFAVFRVVAWGLRAGTRRAPRAGNPSVRLGLASIHRPGAPTVNMVFALGLGLTALVGIAQVERNLSASLARDLSRDAPAFFFINVLPDQVAEFEALGNASGGMAGVTRIDNAPMVRGRIVRIKGVPVQDVAVAPDAQWAVRGDRGLSHAATPPPDTELTAGAWWPPGYSGPPIISLSDDLARGFGVTVGDSLTFNILGREVTATIANVRKVDWMTFQLQFAVLFAPGLLDRAPATWVVTAYGMGAGMDGLYRTVTAAHPNVTAISMRELLAEVRELMERMGVLFRAMAGVMLATGLLVVAGAILADRQRRIYDAVIYKVCGATRRDILLALVTEFLITGLVTGLFSAGTGTLAAWAAVRGLLKLPFAVYPGVVAGTVAACVAFALVFGLAGTARALKEKPAPYLRNE